ATTTTACAAATAAATCACTCGATTTTATGTTAGATGCCAAAATTATACTGAGTGCCGCTGCCGATGAGATATCTCCTCCTCCATTATATCTTAAATCTAAAACCAGTTCTGTTATGGCTTTATTTTTTAATTCCTGAAAAATCTGCTGATATGTCTGCGCTTGTCCAACATCAAAATGCGGAATTTCTACATAGCCAATTTTTGTATTTTTCTCTTCGATAATTTTATAATGAATGGGCTGCGAAAATGTAAAACCCTGTAATATTGAAACTTCTTTAGAATTTGAAAACCCTTCCTGAACTGAATAGGTTACGGTTGTAATATTAATTTGATTTTGAGAAACTAAACTGCTGTACAGCGCATTATAATTATCTAATTTCAATTCCTTCCCGTCAATATGTGTGATAAATTGTCCTCTTTGTAAACCATTATTTTTTGCTGGTGAATCTTCTAAAACATATAATATTACGCCATAATATTTTCCTTCAAATTCAACAAAAGACATATCAAATCCAAATTTACTTCTCAGACTTTTGGGAGCCGTTTCTGATAATTCAGGATGAAGCGCATAAGAGTAAATATCTTCAGATTTCAATAATGTTTTAAAATAATCTTTGGGGTTTAATGCTAAACTGCCTTCATTTTTTATAACATCGTTCCATAAATAATACCTTTTCATTTGCTGATACATCCAGTCATTTACATATTCATTCGAATTTTCATCAGACACCATCGGTTCATCATTGTTTTCGCAGGAAATAAAAAACTGAGCAAAAAGCAAGAGTAAAATCAGCCTGATTTGTAAATGGTTTTTCATGGAATTCTTTTATAGATATGTGGTAACAGAAAATCTTTTTTAGAATTAAAAATCAAAATAATCAACCAGATTCAAACTTGCATCAACGTTTAAAAACTTTCCGTTTTCATCTTTTCTTTCGTCTAAAACCACTAATCTTGATTTATTGGCAGTCATCAGCATAATGGTAATTACTTGTTTTCCGTTTATGTATGATTCAGTTGTATTGTGTTTTACCAGTTCCATTCTAATAATTGGCGGAAGACTTGCCGGAAATTCTATAAAATCACTGTAAGTATCTTTTCCAATATTTTTAACCGTTCCCACAACTTCGCCATTTACTTTACGCATTATTCCGTCTAGTTTTCCGGTATAACCACTTGCAGAATATTTATTTAGTGTTGGAAATATAAATTTGAAACCTGCATTACCTGTTTTTGTTATTTTGCCGGGTTTTGTGGCTAAAACATTTTCGATCAGCAATTCTTCTTTTGTATAAAAAGAAATGGTGTCAATAGGTTTTTCGGTTGTGAGTGTATAAGAAGAGATAAGCTTTTTGCTAATTTTATTCGTTATTTCGACCACTTT
The sequence above is a segment of the Flavobacterium sp. genome. Coding sequences within it:
- a CDS encoding S41 family peptidase — protein: MKNHLQIRLILLLLFAQFFISCENNDEPMVSDENSNEYVNDWMYQQMKRYYLWNDVIKNEGSLALNPKDYFKTLLKSEDIYSYALHPELSETAPKSLRSKFGFDMSFVEFEGKYYGVILYVLEDSPAKNNGLQRGQFITHIDGKELKLDNYNALYSSLVSQNQINITTVTYSVQEGFSNSKEVSILQGFTFSQPIHYKIIEEKNTKIGYVEIPHFDVGQAQTYQQIFQELKNKAITELVLDLRYNGGGDISSAAALSIILASNIKSSDLFVKFEGNANGGKVDQSFLEALKSNESTVTFEALRNVHPSINKVYILCGNRTASASELIINNLKPYLEVITIGEKTFGKDVAGFPIEDDRIASKRGWILYPAIYKLFNSRHEGNYSKGIEPVIYKVEFNGPEIFLLGNPSEVLLEKALNQITGNTNKKIVKSLQTLPVSVLHGDVDPLLQFKP